A genomic region of Alicyclobacillus sp. SO9 contains the following coding sequences:
- a CDS encoding GntR family transcriptional regulator: MTKKYELVKQDISEKIFSEVYKVNQKLPTESELMEIYNVSRFTVRHAIGELEQENFVYRIQGGGMFVNDWKNKPGPSAENKTIGLITTHIADYIFPNIITGIDNYIANYGYSVLIASTQNNSDRERKSLANLLSNKLSGLIIEPTRSALNNGNKSIYENIKAMGIPMLFINAIYDGLDIPYLIMDDEKIGEMATSNLIAQGHKQIVGIFKVDDKQGIHRMNGYIKAYQAHPEISNLSEIMMYQTEENKINLFQKFYTILTRPKFVPTAVVCYNDQLAIQIINFVKEIGLKVPEDISIMGVDDYQFSQFISPALTTIPHPQERMGLDAGKMMIKMIDKQAVSSKVYEPEIIIRDSVKTLKHTSEVNSNR; this comes from the coding sequence ATGACGAAAAAGTATGAACTCGTTAAGCAGGATATCAGCGAGAAAATCTTTTCAGAGGTCTATAAGGTGAACCAGAAACTCCCGACTGAATCGGAACTCATGGAGATTTATAACGTGAGTCGGTTCACCGTGCGCCATGCAATTGGGGAACTGGAACAGGAGAACTTTGTTTACCGCATTCAAGGCGGTGGAATGTTTGTGAACGACTGGAAAAATAAACCTGGACCCAGCGCAGAAAATAAGACGATTGGCCTGATTACAACCCATATTGCAGATTATATTTTCCCCAATATTATTACGGGAATTGATAACTACATTGCCAATTACGGTTATTCTGTCTTGATTGCCAGTACACAGAATAATTCGGATAGAGAGCGGAAGAGTTTGGCTAACTTGTTATCAAACAAGTTGTCCGGTTTAATCATTGAACCAACAAGAAGTGCCTTGAATAACGGGAACAAAAGTATTTACGAGAACATTAAAGCAATGGGTATCCCCATGCTGTTCATTAATGCCATTTACGATGGTTTAGATATTCCTTATTTGATTATGGATGATGAAAAAATCGGAGAAATGGCTACAAGCAATTTAATTGCTCAGGGCCACAAACAAATTGTGGGGATCTTTAAGGTTGATGATAAACAAGGGATTCATCGCATGAATGGCTATATCAAGGCCTACCAGGCACATCCTGAAATCTCCAATCTGAGTGAAATCATGATGTATCAGACCGAAGAAAACAAAATCAACTTGTTTCAGAAATTCTATACAATCCTGACTAGGCCTAAGTTTGTTCCGACAGCGGTTGTTTGTTACAACGACCAGCTAGCGATTCAGATTATTAATTTTGTGAAGGAAATTGGTTTGAAAGTTCCTGAGGATATTTCCATCATGGGTGTTGACGACTATCAATTTTCGCAATTTATTAGTCCCGCATTAACAACCATTCCTCACCCCCAGGAAAGAATGGGCCTGGATGCTGGGAAAATGATGATTAAAATGATAGATAAGCAGGCTGTTTCATCAAAGGTATATGAGCCGGAAATTATCATAAGAGACTCAGTAAAAACACTGAAGCACACGAGCGAAGTGAATTCAAACAGATAA
- a CDS encoding xylulokinase codes for MNLVETSEAIQQGNVSLGIELGSTRIKAVLISDDFNMIASGSYVWENRFEHGLWTYPLDEVWKGIQRSYAQIAADVQGKYHITLTKIGAIGVSAMMHGYLAFAKNERLLTPFRTWRNNTTEQAADQLTQLFQFNIPERWSIAHLYQAILNRESHVHEIYFMTTLAGYVHWKLSGAKVLGVGDASGVFPIDEDTGTYSEELLKKFDALEKVSQYHWNTVDILPKVLNAGKAAGTLTREGAQLLDVSGHLEEGSLMAPPEGDAGTGMVSTNSVRKRTGNVSVGTSAFSMIVLEKPLEKVYRDVDIVTTPNGAPVAMVHINNCSSDINAWANLFREFAERLGVDLKSDRLYETLFLAAAKSDPDAGGLVNYSFLSGENITRMPAGRPLFVRDASSSFTLANFIQTQLYAAFAPLKMGMDILKNEEQIKADVLVAQGGLLKTQGVGQQVLSNALNTPVTVMATAGEGGAWGMAVLAAYTKHKSGGISLEDFLDKEVFTSPDSVTLNPEPDGVAGYQEFMKKYQAGLPIESQAIECI; via the coding sequence GTGAACTTAGTCGAAACGTCTGAGGCAATTCAGCAAGGAAATGTTTCGTTGGGCATAGAATTAGGTTCAACACGCATTAAAGCAGTGTTGATATCGGACGACTTTAATATGATTGCCTCTGGCAGCTATGTTTGGGAGAACAGATTTGAACATGGGCTTTGGACCTACCCACTGGACGAAGTGTGGAAAGGTATTCAGAGAAGCTACGCCCAGATTGCGGCAGATGTGCAAGGCAAGTATCATATTACGCTAACAAAAATTGGGGCAATTGGTGTAAGCGCTATGATGCATGGGTACTTAGCCTTTGCAAAGAACGAGCGTTTGCTAACCCCTTTTCGGACTTGGCGTAATAATACTACTGAACAAGCTGCGGACCAACTGACGCAACTGTTTCAATTTAACATTCCGGAGCGCTGGAGTATCGCTCACCTCTATCAGGCAATTTTAAACAGGGAATCTCATGTACATGAGATTTACTTTATGACTACTCTTGCCGGTTATGTACATTGGAAATTGTCTGGAGCAAAGGTGTTGGGAGTCGGGGATGCGTCTGGCGTCTTTCCGATTGACGAAGACACTGGGACTTATTCTGAAGAACTTCTCAAGAAATTTGATGCTCTTGAAAAGGTTAGTCAGTATCATTGGAATACTGTGGACATATTACCAAAGGTTTTAAACGCCGGGAAAGCCGCAGGAACACTAACGAGAGAAGGCGCCCAATTGCTGGATGTTAGCGGCCATCTGGAGGAAGGGAGTTTAATGGCTCCTCCTGAAGGTGATGCTGGAACTGGAATGGTGAGTACCAACAGTGTTCGTAAACGTACCGGAAATGTCTCAGTTGGAACATCCGCTTTTTCAATGATTGTGCTTGAAAAGCCACTGGAGAAAGTTTATAGGGATGTAGACATTGTCACGACGCCAAATGGTGCCCCTGTTGCCATGGTCCATATTAACAATTGTTCCTCTGATATTAATGCGTGGGCTAACCTGTTTAGAGAGTTTGCTGAGCGTCTCGGTGTCGATTTGAAATCTGATCGCTTATACGAAACTCTGTTTCTGGCGGCTGCCAAGTCTGATCCTGACGCAGGGGGATTAGTGAACTACAGCTTTTTGTCGGGCGAGAATATTACGAGAATGCCGGCGGGGCGTCCGCTGTTTGTCCGCGATGCCAGCAGCTCATTCACATTAGCAAACTTTATTCAAACCCAGTTGTATGCTGCTTTTGCACCACTTAAAATGGGAATGGATATCTTGAAAAATGAAGAACAAATCAAGGCAGATGTTTTGGTTGCTCAGGGTGGACTGCTGAAAACACAGGGTGTTGGTCAACAAGTCTTATCCAACGCACTTAATACTCCTGTTACGGTAATGGCCACTGCTGGGGAAGGCGGCGCTTGGGGTATGGCTGTGCTGGCTGCTTACACTAAACACAAAAGCGGTGGAATCAGTCTGGAGGATTTCTTGGATAAAGAGGTCTTCACGAGTCCTGACAGTGTCACTTTAAATCCAGAGCCTGACGGAGTTGCTGGATACCAAGAGTTCATGAAGAAGTACCAAGCAGGTCTACCAATTGAGTCTCAGGCAATTGAGTGTATCTAA
- a CDS encoding sugar porter family MFS transporter has protein sequence MVDEKKVPSGFIYFFGAFGGILFGYDIGVMTGALPFLENDWHLQNSAGAIGWITSAVMFGAIFGGALAGQLSDRLGRRKTILLSALVFVLGSILSGISPHNGQYYLIAVRILLGLAVGAASALVPAYMSEMAPAGVRGRLSGINQTMIVSGMLLSYVVDFLLKGLPETLAWRLMLSLAAVPALILFAGVLRLPESPRFLLKNNQLVEARRVLSYIRSNQEEIDSEIQQIQETVKQEREGNQKVSLGTMFSGKYRYLVIAGVGVAAFQQFQGANAIFYYIPLIVQKATGHAASSALMWPIIQGVILVVGSLIFLMIADKFNRRTLLTVGGTIMALSFILPAVLNLLIPHANPMMIVVFLSIYVALYSFTWAPLTWVIVGEIFPLVIRGRASGLASSFNWIGSFLVGLLFPIMTASMSQEAVFAIFGIVCLLGVLFIRTYVPETRGHTLEEIEKVGEEKAVLAYEVGR, from the coding sequence GGTGCGATTGGGTGGATAACATCTGCAGTCATGTTTGGTGCTATTTTTGGGGGCGCTTTGGCCGGACAGCTGTCTGATCGCTTAGGTCGGCGGAAAACCATTTTGTTATCTGCATTAGTGTTTGTTCTTGGATCAATTTTGTCCGGTATATCTCCTCATAATGGTCAGTACTACTTGATTGCTGTTCGCATTTTATTGGGGTTGGCTGTCGGGGCTGCATCTGCATTGGTTCCCGCATATATGTCAGAGATGGCGCCTGCAGGTGTACGCGGACGTTTATCAGGTATTAATCAAACTATGATTGTTTCTGGTATGCTCCTTTCTTACGTTGTCGATTTCTTGTTGAAAGGGTTACCAGAGACATTAGCTTGGCGGTTAATGCTTAGTCTGGCAGCAGTACCAGCTCTGATTCTCTTTGCTGGCGTATTACGATTACCCGAATCACCACGTTTTTTGTTGAAGAACAACCAACTTGTTGAAGCACGCAGGGTGCTGAGTTATATTCGGTCGAATCAAGAAGAAATTGATTCTGAAATACAGCAGATACAAGAGACAGTCAAGCAGGAGAGGGAAGGGAATCAAAAAGTATCACTGGGCACCATGTTCAGTGGAAAATACCGGTATCTCGTGATTGCCGGTGTAGGTGTGGCAGCTTTTCAACAATTCCAAGGTGCTAACGCAATTTTCTACTATATCCCCTTAATTGTCCAAAAGGCAACGGGTCATGCAGCAAGTTCAGCCTTGATGTGGCCAATTATTCAAGGCGTCATTCTCGTCGTCGGTTCCTTGATATTCCTCATGATTGCTGATAAGTTTAATCGTCGAACCTTATTAACGGTGGGCGGAACCATTATGGCGCTGTCCTTTATCTTGCCTGCAGTCTTGAATTTATTAATTCCTCACGCCAATCCAATGATGATTGTTGTCTTCTTGAGTATCTACGTAGCACTGTATTCGTTTACGTGGGCTCCGTTGACTTGGGTTATCGTTGGTGAAATTTTCCCGTTAGTAATTCGCGGGCGCGCGTCAGGGTTGGCTTCTTCGTTTAACTGGATTGGTTCGTTTTTGGTTGGGTTGCTGTTCCCAATTATGACTGCTTCCATGTCCCAAGAAGCGGTTTTCGCCATCTTTGGCATTGTTTGCTTGCTCGGAGTGCTCTTTATTCGGACATATGTTCCTGAAACCCGAGGTCATACTCTGGAGGAAATTGAGAAAGTTGGAGAAGAAAAAGCAGTTCTGGCTTATGAAGTTGGGAGGTAG